The following are encoded together in the Flavihumibacter fluvii genome:
- a CDS encoding WD40/YVTN/BNR-like repeat-containing protein — protein MPCKYFLNMRITLFAIFVGLSVCAIGQKKKTPTPAPSTTKADSILLSTTKYRLIGPFRGGRSGAVTGSYKNKQLFYMAATGGGVWKTTDGGSNWKNISDKYFGGSMGAIAVAPSDENILYAGEGENTMRGNVSEGLGGIWRSEDGGRSWKNLGLKDARHIIRIVIHPRNPDILWVAVMGHLFGPNETRGVYKSTDGGKTWKRTLYVNNQTGASDLVMEPGNPTTFYAGTWRVIRTPYSMESGGEGSGLWKSTDGGDTWKNISATRGLPKGVWGIVGVAVAPSNPDKVYTIVENANGGLFSSSDAGESWTLQNSSGDIRQRAWYYSKVFVDPKNEDQLYVMNVEFQKSTDGGKNFKALSTPHGDHHDLWIDPENGQRMIVADDGGGQISYDGGANWSTYENQPTSQIYRVSTDNSFPYRILGAQQDNSTIRIKSRTYGSAITASDWQPTAGSESGYVVADPTNPDIVYGGNYGGYLSRLDHKTGEDRAISVWPDNPIGAGADVQRYRFQWNFPIFFSPHNPKRLYSAGNALFVTENEGASWEQISPDLTTNDKSKQKSSGGPITQDNTSVEYYCTIFTATESALEKDLLWTGSDDGLVHISTDGGKNWSNVTPAAAPKWMMWNAIETHPTKKGVAYLTGTRYKLDDFAPYIYKTTDYGKTWTLITNGIAPLHFTRVMRADHKRDGLLYAGTEYGMYISYNDGASWKPFQLNLPMVPITDLTIKDNDLVVATQGRAFWVLDDLTTVQQFDPAITSKKLHVFPVNEVWRIPGDAGGGYRASAPTNAGANPIAGAIVNFYAADTSSKSSVSIFDAEHKLIKTFTPDDKDNKLDIRAGMNRFVWNLLYGTGEKIEGMILWNGVPGNITAPPGNYFARVKVGNDSTEVPFVVKGDPNYKISPADYTAQFAFLKQAQDKFNEVQKGIKDIRSIRGQLTDFEARQGKDCPADVKAAADTLSKQLTTIEEALYQTRAKSGQDVLNYPIRLNDKLAGVFNAANSGNMAPSKQSRDVYADIAGKCDIELAKLAKLKKEDLAKFNELVREKKLTVVGVKE, from the coding sequence ATGCCCTGTAAATATTTCCTGAACATGAGAATAACCTTATTTGCCATTTTTGTTGGCCTGTCTGTATGCGCCATTGGCCAGAAAAAGAAAACACCTACACCGGCCCCTTCAACCACCAAAGCCGATTCCATCCTCCTCTCCACCACCAAATACCGCCTCATTGGCCCCTTCCGCGGCGGCCGCTCCGGCGCCGTAACCGGATCCTATAAAAACAAACAACTCTTCTACATGGCCGCCACCGGCGGCGGCGTCTGGAAGACCACCGACGGCGGCAGCAACTGGAAAAACATTTCCGATAAATATTTCGGCGGAAGCATGGGCGCTATCGCCGTAGCGCCATCTGATGAAAACATCCTCTACGCCGGCGAAGGCGAGAACACGATGCGCGGCAATGTCTCCGAAGGACTCGGCGGCATCTGGCGCAGCGAAGACGGCGGCCGCAGCTGGAAAAACCTCGGACTGAAAGACGCCCGACATATCATCCGCATCGTGATCCATCCGCGCAATCCCGATATCCTTTGGGTGGCGGTGATGGGCCATCTCTTCGGACCGAATGAAACCCGCGGCGTGTACAAGAGCACCGACGGTGGCAAGACCTGGAAACGCACCCTCTACGTCAACAACCAGACCGGCGCCAGCGACCTGGTGATGGAGCCCGGCAATCCGACCACATTTTACGCCGGCACCTGGCGCGTGATCCGCACGCCTTACAGCATGGAAAGCGGCGGCGAAGGCTCGGGCCTCTGGAAAAGCACCGACGGCGGTGATACCTGGAAAAACATCTCGGCCACCAGGGGCCTGCCCAAGGGCGTTTGGGGCATCGTGGGCGTGGCCGTAGCGCCCTCCAATCCCGATAAAGTATACACCATTGTAGAGAATGCCAATGGCGGACTCTTTTCCAGTTCGGATGCCGGGGAATCCTGGACCCTCCAGAACAGCAGCGGCGATATCCGCCAGCGGGCCTGGTATTACTCAAAAGTGTTTGTGGATCCGAAAAACGAAGACCAGCTCTATGTGATGAATGTGGAGTTCCAGAAATCGACCGATGGCGGCAAGAATTTTAAAGCCCTCTCCACGCCGCATGGCGATCACCATGACCTCTGGATCGATCCGGAAAACGGCCAGCGTATGATCGTGGCCGATGATGGCGGCGGACAAATCAGTTATGATGGCGGCGCCAACTGGAGCACGTACGAGAACCAGCCCACGTCGCAGATCTATCGCGTGAGTACCGACAATAGTTTTCCCTATCGAATCTTAGGCGCGCAGCAGGATAACAGTACGATCCGGATCAAGAGCCGCACCTATGGTTCGGCGATCACAGCCAGCGACTGGCAGCCCACCGCGGGCAGTGAAAGCGGTTATGTGGTGGCCGATCCAACCAATCCCGATATCGTGTATGGCGGCAATTACGGCGGTTATTTATCGCGGCTCGACCATAAGACCGGCGAGGACCGTGCGATCAGTGTATGGCCCGATAACCCCATTGGTGCCGGTGCTGATGTGCAGCGCTACCGCTTCCAGTGGAACTTCCCGATCTTCTTCTCGCCGCATAACCCGAAGCGGCTCTACAGTGCCGGCAATGCCCTCTTTGTGACCGAGAATGAAGGCGCCAGCTGGGAGCAGATCTCGCCTGACCTCACCACCAATGACAAAAGCAAACAGAAATCCAGCGGCGGGCCCATTACGCAGGACAATACTTCTGTAGAATACTATTGCACCATTTTCACCGCCACCGAGAGTGCGTTGGAAAAAGACCTGCTCTGGACCGGCTCCGACGATGGACTGGTACACATCAGTACAGATGGCGGCAAGAACTGGAGCAATGTAACGCCGGCTGCCGCGCCGAAGTGGATGATGTGGAATGCTATCGAAACGCATCCGACGAAAAAGGGTGTGGCCTACCTCACCGGCACGCGCTATAAGCTGGATGATTTCGCGCCCTATATCTACAAGACGACCGACTACGGCAAAACCTGGACCCTGATCACGAACGGTATCGCGCCCCTGCATTTCACGCGGGTGATGCGTGCCGACCATAAGCGCGATGGACTGCTCTATGCCGGAACCGAATACGGCATGTACATCAGTTACAATGATGGTGCTAGCTGGAAACCTTTCCAGCTGAACCTGCCCATGGTGCCCATTACCGACCTCACCATTAAAGACAATGACCTGGTCGTGGCCACCCAGGGCCGTGCCTTCTGGGTGCTGGATGACCTCACGACAGTTCAGCAATTCGACCCCGCGATCACCAGCAAGAAGCTGCATGTGTTTCCGGTGAATGAAGTATGGCGCATCCCCGGTGATGCGGGTGGTGGGTATCGGGCTTCTGCGCCCACCAATGCCGGTGCAAATCCGATCGCCGGTGCGATAGTGAATTTTTATGCAGCAGATACCAGCAGCAAATCTTCCGTAAGCATTTTTGATGCTGAGCACAAACTGATTAAAACCTTTACACCCGATGACAAAGACAATAAATTAGATATCCGAGCCGGCATGAACCGCTTTGTCTGGAACCTTTTATATGGCACCGGCGAGAAGATCGAGGGCATGATCTTATGGAATGGTGTACCGGGAAATATCACGGCGCCACCTGGCAATTATTTCGCCCGGGTGAAAGTCGGCAATGATAGTACCGAAGTGCCCTTTGTCGTAAAAGGCGATCCCAATTACAAGATCAGTCCTGCAGATTACACCGCGCAGTTTGCCTTCTTAAAGCAGGCCCAGGATAAGTTCAATGAAGTGCAGAAAGGCATTAAGGATATCCGTTCGATCCGCGGGCAGTTAACCGATTTTGAAGCGCGCCAGGGCAAGGATTGTCCGGCTGATGTGAAAGCCGCCGCCGATACCCTTTCGAAGCAACTCACCACCATCGAAGAAGCCCTCTACCAGACCAGGGCCAAGAGCGGCCAGGATGTACTGAATTACCCGATCCGCCTCAACGACAAACTCGCCGGTGTCTTCAACGCCGCCAACAGCGGAAATATGGCGCCTTCGAAACAGTCGCGTGATGTGTATGCAGATATTGCTGGGAAGTGTGATATTGAATTAGCGAAGCTGGCGAAATTGAAGAAGGAAGATCTGGCGAAGTTTAATGAGCTGGTAAGGGAGAAGAAGCTGACGGTGGTGGGGGTGAAGGAATAG
- a CDS encoding helix-turn-helix domain-containing protein, whose product MLQELRHKNNLTQEQLAEKCGTTKNYISRIENDASDIRLSTLMRIIADGFGARLELRVHS is encoded by the coding sequence ATGTTGCAGGAGCTTCGCCACAAGAATAATCTTACCCAGGAACAATTGGCAGAAAAATGCGGTACAACCAAAAATTATATATCCCGCATTGAAAACGACGCAAGTGATATCAGGTTATCAACTTTAATGCGAATTATAGCAGATGGTTTTGGGGCAAGGCTGGAACTCCGGGTGCATAGTTAA
- a CDS encoding sensor histidine kinase gives MLYRLLRLPLKQTSIMEDINRSDELTNVNKELAFQMEERKQRAAELAIANKELLFQNAEKEKRAEELVIANKELIFQNAEKEKRAAELVIANKELIFQNAEREKRDEELVIANKELVFQNQEKEKRAAELIIANEELLFQNEQKEKMTTDLIQRNKDLEQFAYIISHNLRAPVANIIGLSYRLQQTGLPDELRSQIGAGLSTSVTKLDEVIRDLNDILKIRQKVDESKQLIKLEKFVTEIHLSIEKMVENEKALILWNFTEAEEIVTIKSYLHSIFYNLISNSLKYRQLTETPIIKITSRKENGKIILLFQDNGIGIDLSTAGEHVFGLYKRFHPDRAEGKGMGLYMVKTQVESMGGKISVSSEVNAGTEFRIEFNS, from the coding sequence ATGTTATACCGGCTTTTAAGACTACCTTTAAAACAAACCTCCATTATGGAAGACATTAATAGATCTGACGAGTTAACCAATGTTAACAAGGAGCTTGCATTCCAGATGGAAGAAAGAAAACAACGGGCCGCGGAATTAGCCATTGCAAACAAAGAATTGTTGTTTCAAAATGCTGAAAAGGAAAAACGTGCAGAAGAATTAGTTATCGCTAATAAAGAGCTCATCTTCCAAAATGCTGAAAAAGAGAAACGCGCCGCAGAATTAGTAATTGCAAATAAAGAGCTCATCTTTCAAAATGCGGAGAGAGAAAAAAGGGATGAAGAATTAGTGATAGCTAATAAAGAGCTCGTATTTCAAAACCAGGAGAAAGAAAAGCGTGCCGCCGAATTAATTATCGCTAATGAGGAACTGTTGTTCCAAAACGAGCAAAAGGAAAAAATGACCACCGATTTAATTCAACGCAATAAAGACCTGGAACAATTCGCCTATATTATTTCTCACAACCTGCGTGCCCCGGTAGCCAATATTATTGGGCTTTCCTACAGGCTCCAGCAAACCGGGCTTCCAGATGAACTTAGAAGCCAGATCGGCGCAGGACTTTCCACTTCAGTTACTAAACTGGATGAAGTGATCAGGGACCTGAATGATATTTTAAAAATAAGGCAGAAGGTTGACGAAAGCAAGCAGTTGATCAAATTAGAAAAGTTTGTCACAGAAATTCATTTAAGCATTGAAAAAATGGTTGAAAATGAAAAGGCCCTGATTCTTTGGAATTTTACCGAAGCCGAAGAAATCGTCACTATCAAAAGTTATTTGCACAGTATTTTTTATAACCTTATTTCCAATAGCTTAAAATACAGGCAATTGACGGAGACACCGATAATAAAAATTACCAGTCGTAAGGAAAATGGCAAAATTATTTTGCTCTTTCAAGATAACGGGATTGGGATTGACCTTTCAACAGCAGGGGAGCATGTATTTGGATTGTACAAACGTTTCCATCCCGACAGAGCCGAAGGAAAAGGAATGGGATTGTACATGGTGAAAACACAGGTAGAATCCATGGGTGGAAAAATCAGTGTCAGCAGTGAGGTAAATGCAGGCACAGAGTTCCGAATTGAATTTAATTCCTGA
- a CDS encoding response regulator, whose product MTPSRFIIVDNDPVNNLLCNLAIKDAAASADIVAFTNPLKAFEYISAYTESNNCMSILLLDINMPIWSGWDFADHFEKLDEKIKKCFKIYMLSSSIDNNDKLRALENKNVVAYIEKPLTEEKVFSML is encoded by the coding sequence ATGACACCCTCCCGCTTTATTATAGTCGATAATGACCCGGTGAATAACCTGCTATGTAATTTGGCAATTAAAGATGCAGCCGCGAGCGCCGATATCGTTGCCTTCACTAACCCTCTTAAAGCATTTGAGTACATCAGTGCATATACTGAAAGCAATAACTGTATGAGCATTTTGCTGCTCGATATCAATATGCCTATTTGGTCCGGGTGGGATTTTGCTGACCACTTTGAAAAATTGGATGAGAAAATCAAAAAATGTTTTAAGATTTATATGCTTTCCTCTTCCATCGACAACAATGATAAGCTAAGGGCGTTAGAAAATAAAAATGTGGTAGCTTATATTGAAAAACCCCTTACGGAAGAAAAGGTTTTTTCCATGCTGTAA
- a CDS encoding helix-turn-helix domain-containing protein has protein sequence MVNFYESVLKHPSYYRQFNCSDSLITLFNCPLEARLMKSRFSDAWSQYNYLFYVVEGNKIWHTAQKSYAIGSDTCVFVRKGAWIFENFLDKGFCVVLFFIPDKFICDTLRTKSKPLNSFHQKFEPVMILEKSDALSGFFLSFSSYFSGAHEPDSSLLELKFKELILTIADNPGNAEVLSYFCSLLHEPQHLTLQRVMEDNFCFNLTLDKYAELCNRSLSTFKRDFEKIYNTNPGKWLLEKRLNYALLLLRNHHKTINEVVFECGFESVSHFSRSFKARFDLSPSSFKKENR, from the coding sequence ATGGTAAATTTTTACGAAAGCGTTCTTAAGCACCCAAGCTATTATCGCCAGTTCAATTGCAGCGATTCCCTTATTACGCTTTTTAATTGTCCATTGGAAGCGCGACTCATGAAGTCGAGGTTTTCTGATGCCTGGAGCCAGTATAACTATTTATTTTATGTCGTAGAAGGAAACAAGATCTGGCATACTGCCCAAAAGTCTTACGCCATTGGCAGTGATACCTGTGTGTTTGTACGCAAGGGCGCCTGGATATTTGAAAACTTCCTGGATAAAGGGTTTTGTGTTGTCTTGTTTTTTATTCCGGATAAATTCATTTGTGACACCTTAAGGACAAAATCAAAACCACTGAACAGTTTCCATCAAAAATTTGAACCGGTGATGATCCTGGAAAAGAGTGATGCGCTCTCCGGATTTTTTCTATCATTCTCTTCATATTTTAGTGGTGCACATGAGCCCGATTCCTCCTTGTTAGAACTTAAGTTTAAGGAACTTATCCTGACCATTGCCGACAATCCGGGGAATGCAGAAGTATTATCCTATTTCTGTTCATTACTACACGAACCCCAGCACCTTACCCTGCAACGGGTCATGGAAGATAATTTCTGCTTCAACCTGACACTGGATAAGTACGCAGAATTGTGCAACAGGAGCCTTTCGACGTTTAAACGGGATTTTGAAAAAATTTATAATACCAATCCCGGGAAATGGCTGTTGGAAAAGCGACTCAATTACGCCTTGCTGCTTTTACGTAATCACCATAAAACCATCAATGAAGTTGTTTTTGAGTGTGGTTTTGAAAGTGTTTCCCACTTCAGCCGTTCTTTTAAAGCGCGATTTGATTTGAGTCCGTCTTCCTTCAAAAAGGAAAACCGATAG
- a CDS encoding class I SAM-dependent methyltransferase has protein sequence MEQSTGLLQQANPNKQLWEKGDFTQIAATMRESGEALVARLGITEGLEVLDLGCGDGTTAIPAAEAGAQVLGVDIASNLVKAGNLRVKNKGLTNCFFQEGDASNLYELRDASFDRVVSIFGAMFAPKPMDVAKEMVRVTRKGGKIVMGNWIPGDPTLVAQILKISSAYTPPPPEGFISPMLWGVESHVTERFGNAGIPKENISFSRETFNFSGDFSPSALVERFKTYYGPTMNAFESAGKNGNAAALQEELELLFNSQNQSGSATKTFIPATFLLVTVTV, from the coding sequence ATGGAACAAAGTACAGGCTTGTTACAACAAGCAAATCCAAACAAACAATTATGGGAAAAAGGCGATTTTACACAGATCGCCGCAACGATGCGCGAAAGTGGTGAAGCACTGGTGGCCAGGCTGGGGATCACGGAAGGCCTGGAAGTGCTTGATCTAGGTTGTGGAGACGGAACCACAGCCATACCGGCAGCCGAGGCCGGGGCGCAGGTGCTGGGGGTTGATATTGCCAGCAACCTGGTAAAAGCAGGTAACCTGCGGGTAAAAAATAAAGGACTCACCAATTGCTTCTTCCAGGAAGGCGATGCTTCCAATCTATATGAGCTGCGTGACGCATCTTTTGATCGGGTGGTCAGCATATTCGGTGCCATGTTTGCCCCTAAGCCCATGGATGTCGCCAAAGAGATGGTGCGTGTTACCCGCAAAGGCGGAAAAATTGTTATGGGCAACTGGATCCCGGGAGACCCGACACTGGTGGCACAGATCCTGAAAATCAGTTCCGCCTATACCCCGCCGCCGCCCGAAGGATTTATCAGCCCGATGCTTTGGGGCGTCGAGAGCCATGTCACAGAACGATTTGGTAACGCTGGTATTCCGAAGGAAAATATTTCGTTCAGCAGGGAGACCTTTAATTTTTCCGGTGACTTTTCCCCTTCAGCGTTGGTGGAAAGATTTAAAACCTATTATGGTCCAACCATGAATGCATTTGAAAGCGCAGGAAAAAACGGGAACGCAGCGGCATTGCAGGAAGAACTGGAATTACTGTTTAATAGCCAGAATCAAAGTGGCTCTGCAACTAAGACTTTTATTCCCGCAACCTTTTTATTGGTAACGGTTACCGTCTAG
- a CDS encoding multicopper oxidase family protein translates to MHKKIIFGAALFIYSSITVVAQKVVRYDLYVRDTMVNFTGKQKRAIAVNGQIPMPTLDFTQGDTAEIYVHNEMDEETSLHWHGLMLPNKEDGVPWLTQQPIPAHGTHLYRFPIIQYGTHWYHSHTGLQEQIGMYGSMILHKKAADQLRAVDKIPELPVILSEWTDYNPDNVERMLHNATDWFALRKNAVQSYGEAIKAKHFKTKITNEWKRMLAMDVSDVFYDKILMNGLSTQQLTQVKPGEEIRLRISNGGASSYFWLRYAGGKISVVAHDGNDIEPVEVDRLIIAVSETYDIVLRVPADSSYEFMATTEDRTNSASMFIGAGPLKHLDPLPRLDYFEGMKMMNGMMKMNGDLDDMGMSMSLNKMDMNNVMYRELKEKGKPRIKTLNYAMMKAPEETTLPEGPVKELHFELTGNMNRYVWSLDNKVVSETDKILIKKGENVRMVIYNGSMMRHPMHLHGHDFRLLNGQGAHAPLMNVVDIMPMETDTLEFHANAEGDWYFHCHILYHMMSGMGRVFTYQNQAPNPLLPDPAKARRKLYADDRMFHFMAENDFATNGNDGMLMVQNTRWSIGTEWRLGYNDMHGYETETHVGRYIGKMQWLMPFIGFDWRYRRMEMDEVEKNLFGQTSTKDQRAQLTVGVQYTLPMLVKAQAELFMDGNFRIQFMREDIPLTKRLRGSFMWNTDTEWMAGMRYIIGRFWSAGAHYDSDMGFGVGVVVNY, encoded by the coding sequence ATGCATAAAAAAATCATCTTCGGTGCAGCATTGTTTATCTATAGTAGTATAACGGTAGTTGCACAAAAAGTGGTGCGCTACGATCTTTATGTACGCGATACGATGGTCAACTTTACCGGCAAGCAGAAACGCGCCATCGCGGTCAATGGCCAGATCCCAATGCCTACGCTGGATTTCACCCAGGGCGATACCGCCGAAATCTACGTGCACAATGAGATGGATGAAGAAACTTCTTTGCACTGGCATGGATTGATGTTACCCAACAAGGAAGATGGCGTGCCCTGGCTCACGCAGCAGCCGATACCTGCCCATGGCACTCACCTGTACCGCTTTCCGATCATCCAGTATGGCACACACTGGTACCATAGCCATACGGGATTGCAGGAGCAGATCGGGATGTATGGCTCGATGATCCTGCATAAGAAAGCTGCTGATCAATTGCGGGCGGTAGACAAGATTCCGGAACTCCCCGTGATCCTCAGCGAATGGACCGATTATAATCCGGATAATGTAGAGCGCATGTTGCATAATGCCACGGACTGGTTTGCGCTGCGAAAAAATGCCGTGCAGAGTTATGGCGAAGCGATAAAGGCCAAACATTTTAAAACAAAAATCACCAATGAATGGAAACGGATGCTGGCGATGGATGTGAGTGATGTGTTTTATGATAAGATCCTGATGAATGGCTTATCTACCCAACAACTTACGCAGGTGAAACCTGGGGAGGAAATAAGGTTAAGGATCTCCAATGGCGGAGCCTCCTCTTATTTCTGGTTGCGTTATGCCGGCGGAAAAATCAGTGTGGTAGCCCATGATGGCAACGATATCGAACCGGTGGAAGTAGATCGCCTGATCATTGCCGTTTCAGAGACCTATGATATTGTGCTTCGGGTGCCGGCAGACAGTTCCTACGAATTTATGGCTACCACAGAAGACCGCACCAATTCCGCCTCCATGTTTATTGGCGCCGGTCCGCTTAAACATCTTGATCCCCTGCCGCGACTGGATTATTTCGAAGGCATGAAAATGATGAATGGCATGATGAAAATGAATGGCGACCTCGATGATATGGGCATGAGCATGAGCCTGAACAAGATGGACATGAACAATGTGATGTACCGCGAATTAAAGGAGAAGGGCAAGCCAAGGATCAAAACCCTGAACTATGCCATGATGAAAGCGCCGGAAGAAACTACCCTGCCGGAAGGGCCGGTGAAAGAATTGCATTTCGAACTAACGGGGAACATGAATCGTTATGTGTGGAGCCTGGATAATAAGGTGGTATCGGAGACCGATAAGATCCTCATTAAGAAAGGTGAGAATGTGCGGATGGTGATCTACAACGGGTCGATGATGCGGCACCCGATGCATTTGCATGGCCATGATTTCAGGTTGCTGAATGGGCAGGGTGCGCATGCGCCGCTGATGAATGTGGTCGACATCATGCCGATGGAGACCGATACGCTGGAGTTCCATGCCAATGCCGAAGGAGACTGGTATTTCCATTGCCATATCCTCTACCACATGATGAGTGGCATGGGCCGGGTGTTCACCTACCAAAACCAGGCGCCGAATCCATTATTGCCAGATCCTGCAAAAGCGCGCCGGAAATTATATGCCGATGACCGGATGTTCCATTTCATGGCCGAGAATGATTTCGCTACCAATGGCAATGACGGGATGCTGATGGTGCAGAATACGCGCTGGAGCATCGGCACAGAATGGCGCTTAGGCTATAACGATATGCATGGCTATGAAACCGAAACACATGTAGGCCGGTACATTGGTAAGATGCAATGGCTGATGCCTTTTATCGGGTTCGATTGGCGCTATCGCCGCATGGAAATGGACGAGGTGGAAAAAAACCTGTTCGGGCAAACCAGTACAAAAGACCAGCGGGCACAGTTAACGGTAGGTGTGCAATATACCCTGCCCATGCTGGTGAAGGCACAGGCAGAGTTATTCATGGATGGCAATTTCCGGATCCAGTTCATGCGGGAAGATATTCCACTGACCAAACGCTTGCGCGGAAGCTTCATGTGGAATACCGATACCGAATGGATGGCGGGTATGCGCTATATCATTGGCCGCTTTTGGTCAGCCGGCGCACATTACGACAGTGATATGGGCTTCGGCGTGGGCGTGGTGGTGAATTACTGA